The nucleotide window AAAGCCGAACGTTGTAGTACTGTGGTACTCCTGAGATAGTAACACAGATCGGGTAAGTTGTCTGGTTGTTCTCCCAGAGCTCGTTGCTTACGTGGAACATCTCCTCAAATGTGTAGGTCGTGTTCGGGCTCATGCCGTTTCCGCCCCACTCGGGATGGTTTGGGTTGGAGCTACTAATGTCGACGTAGAGCTTTCCAGCGTCGTAGGTCACGTAGGGCTGGAGTGCGGTAAGATCAATCAGCTCGTTGTCGTCAGAGACAACATCGAAGGAGGCACTCCTGTCGGTGGAGTAGTACCGGAAGTTGGCTCCGGCTCCAACCGCAAGGAGCATCCCAACCATCAACAATGCCAATCCAAATAGTTTATTCATCTTTCATTCCTCCTTCACGAACCCTGACCGCAGTTTCCAGCTATGTCAGCTGGTTCTGTGCCAAGCCTGTATGCCTCTATGTGTACTGCCGCACTCTGGGTAGTGTTGACGGGATCGTTGCCAACGGTGAAGTCCATGCCAACACTCACTGCATCTCCATTGTTCACAACAAAGCAGACGTCGTTCACTGCATGATCGCTTTTGTCAGCTATATCCCCAGTAGTGCTCTCATAGATATCCCCGTCTGCGCCATAGAACTGAATGTCGCTGTTGTCGCTAGTTATCCTGACGACTATACTCATGTTCTGTTCCCAGAGGTCGTTGCTCACGTTGAACACTTCGTCAAAGTTGTACTCCGAGTTCGGGCTTAGACCCATTCCGTAACCTGGGTAGTTCGGGTTGTTCGGGCTGATGTCCACAACCAGGACGCCGCCGTCGTTAATGTACGCGTAGGGCTGCACCGGGGTCAGATCGATAAGCTCGTTGTCATCGGTCACGATATCCCAGTGGGCGCTCCTTTGCACTTTGTAGTCCCTAAAGTTAGCTCCAGCCCCAAGAACGAGGCCAAACGCCACCAGCAGGCCAAAAATGCCTAAAGCAATATTCTTTCTCATTTTTTCGCCTCCTTACGGAGGCACCGTGGAATAGGGCAGGGCACGCGGCACGGTTCATCCCAACCTGATGCCGTGTGACCATCGCAGGGTGCATCAACACAGTGCCCCTTTAGCGGGCAACACGTGGTTGCTCCACTACGAACTTGGGGTTCGTGATATATATGAAGTTCCAGGTTACCACTTCGGTAACCACACGTTACCTCCAAGAAACGGACGGAATTCGAAGGGGGTTCTGTTACTACCCAACTTCCCTTTTGTTAGAGGCCCCATTCAGTTAGTATCTGAAGTGTTGTCCTCTCCAAACTTCTTCTTATACAATCCTTCTACTTCGCGATAGAGCTCCCACAGGTAGCCATAGCCTCCTGTCTCCCCTCCTTGCCCGGTTATCTTCTTCTCAATAACGGGAGCGTACTTTTCAAGAAATTCCCTACTGATTTTCAGAACATCCTCAATGAATTCTGACAGGGGGATAGTTATTGTTCCCTCGTATTTCTTAAATTCCTGGCAATTAGTGTCTTTTAAAGGGACATTATAGTAGTGAACTTTTGTGAAACCATCATCCAGTTCGAAAATATACTCACCAAGATATATTACTAGGCTTGTGAAGTATAACTTTGTACCTTCTTTTACAGGAAAGCCAAGTTTTCGTGCATATTTTCTTAGATTCCCGACAAACCCACCGCCCTCAAGTTCTTCTCCCTTCATCAGGAAATCACAGCAATAAAGCAGCTCCTGGATTATCCCTACAGGATCCCCCTGAATTGGGTATAGCTTTTTATTCCCATGTTGATCAATCCAGCATGCTCCCGTGGTTAAGTTGTCATCGATAAAAAGAAGGACAGGAAAAGGAAAGACTAAATCCAAGGCCTCTTTGAGATACATTTTTAATATGACATGCCTTCCTCGGAGGGTTACTTCCGTCATATTCCCTCACCCTACAGGTTCGATAGCCCGTTTCCACGACTTATAAGCCCAAACGTTGTATCCTGCTTTTGGATATACTGTTTTGAGATAGTATATGCCGTTTTTGTATTTAAATGCAAACTCCACTGAGGTTATGCCTTCTTTGTATATACCCCAATATCCGAGAGTTCTACGCTCAAAGTGACACTGCCTTTTTTAAACTTCTCTACATACTCAGGATTCTTGATGGCTTTCTCCAGTACTTCCTCCAGGAATTCTGCGAGTTCCTCATCGCTCTTGAAGACCATCGGCAACTGCTTCTCCTCACCGTTAACAATGATCTTCTGTCCCAAACCTTTTCTTATACAATTCTTCCACTTCCCGATAGAGTTTCCAGAGGTCATCGTAATTATCGGGCTTTTCACCATGCTCAAGCCTTACTTCCTCAACAATCGAAGCATACTTCTCCAAATACTCCCTACTAATCCTCAGAACATCTTCAACGAACTCTCTAAGAGGGAGCTCAACGATGCCTCTATATTTACCCTTGTACTTAGGACAGTCAGTATAAGATAAGAGCTCATTTTCATAGGATATTACCAAACTGCTATCCTTGTACTTAAACGCATAATCGCTGAAATATATAAACAATGACGTATTATATTCACCTTGTTTCTGCAACATTGTCTTCGATGCATTCAAAAGTTCTTGAATCAGTCCGTAAGGATCCCCTGGTTGTCCAGCCAGCTTTCCACCTTCGGCATTCCAGCATGCCCCCGCTAAAATTTGTCCATTTATCATCAAAATAATTGGAAAAGGAAAGGCAGGCTCTACAGTATTAAACATCGACGTATCTATCGTTATCTCTAAACACCTACCCTTAATGACAACCCTATCCTCTACCATGAGCTTCACTCCTCTCCTGTTTTAATGCTTCTAAGTTGGTTTTGTCGGCAGTGTACCATTTTAGGTAATCCTCAATGTCTTCCGACCGGTCTCTATTCCAGTACTTCCTCCTCGCCTCCTCCACCCTGAGAGCATGCTCTTCCAAGTACTCTCCAACGACTTTCAACACATCCTCAGCAAACTCGAAGAACGGGACTTCAATCGTACCCTTATGCTTACCCTTAAACTCCGGACAATCAGTAGCTTCCAATAATCTGTTGTGATAATGAATCCTGACGGTATCCCCAACACGCTCAAAGAAAATATTAGCATAAGACAGCGTAGCGCAATAGAGGGGACTATTGTCCATCACGTTAAAGCCTAACTTACGTGCGTATTCTCTGGGGTTGCCACAACCGTGCTCGCTGGGAGTTGGTTCGAACACTTCCTCCAGTCCTGCTAGTAGTTCTTGTATGACTATGAGCGGATCCTCGAATGTCCCCTGGAGTTTCCCACCTGCACCACGCCAGCACTCTCCCTCCAAAACATGATCATCAAAAAGCAAAAGAACGGGGAAGGGCCAGTACTGCTCTCCAGCCCTGGACTTGATTAACTTGACTTCCAATCGAAGGTGTTTCCCCTCAATGACAATCTTATTCTCCGCC belongs to Thermococcus sp. Bubb.Bath and includes:
- a CDS encoding DUF1102 domain-containing protein, producing MNKLFGLALLMVGMLLAVGAGANFRYYSTDRSASFDVVSDDNELIDLTALQPYVTYDAGKLYVDISSSNPNHPEWGGNGMSPNTTYTFEEMFHVSNELWENNQTTYPICVTISGVPQYYNVRLFAGDHDNIIAGPGSTISFTVYHGDPVPIGMIFDNTNMANGTSPQFEMSITAIAGACPSQSP
- a CDS encoding DUF1102 domain-containing protein; protein product: MRKNIALGIFGLLVAFGLVLGAGANFRDYKVQRSAHWDIVTDDNELIDLTPVQPYAYINDGGVLVVDISPNNPNYPGYGMGLSPNSEYNFDEVFNVSNDLWEQNMSIVVRITSDNSDIQFYGADGDIYESTTGDIADKSDHAVNDVCFVVNNGDAVSVGMDFTVGNDPVNTTQSAAVHIEAYRLGTEPADIAGNCGQGS